Proteins encoded in a region of the Marinococcus sp. PL1-022 genome:
- the flhB gene encoding flagellar biosynthesis protein FlhB — protein sequence MKWKLDLQFFSQEKTEEATPKKRRDTRQKGQVPKSNDVNTAIILFLVFALFYMYGGTIFNHLQALMTHTYIEYMQWEITKASVPAMLQEITIQSVIIILPVMLVAMVAGVAASLTQVGFLFTGEPIKMKLEKINPLSGIKRIFSARALVELAKALLKITLVGGVVFTILWLSLDRLLFLSQKDVGDGFMEIARLTGLMGLIGSLLLLVLSLPDYIYQKHDHEKQIRMSKHDVKQEMKNMEGDPLIRGKRKQKQQEMAMGRMMEEVPKADVVITNPTHFAVALRYEEGAMGAPKVIAKGADHLARKIKEKAGEHSIPMVENKPLARALYAQSEIDDEIPEDLFKAVAEVLAYVYRIKRKNG from the coding sequence ATGAAGTGGAAGCTGGATCTGCAGTTTTTTTCACAGGAAAAAACAGAGGAGGCCACTCCCAAAAAGCGCCGGGACACGAGGCAGAAAGGCCAGGTCCCCAAAAGCAACGATGTGAATACGGCAATTATCCTGTTTTTAGTATTCGCACTCTTCTACATGTACGGAGGCACCATATTTAATCACCTGCAGGCATTAATGACGCATACATACATAGAATACATGCAGTGGGAAATAACGAAAGCCAGTGTCCCGGCGATGCTGCAGGAAATTACGATTCAGTCCGTTATCATTATTCTGCCGGTGATGCTTGTGGCCATGGTGGCGGGCGTGGCAGCCTCGCTTACGCAGGTAGGTTTTTTGTTCACGGGCGAACCGATCAAAATGAAGCTTGAAAAGATTAACCCGCTCAGCGGCATCAAGCGGATATTTTCGGCCCGGGCGCTTGTGGAGCTGGCGAAGGCACTCTTGAAAATTACGCTCGTTGGCGGGGTCGTTTTTACGATTCTCTGGCTGTCGCTCGACCGGCTGCTGTTTTTATCGCAAAAGGATGTCGGTGACGGCTTTATGGAAATTGCCCGCCTGACTGGGCTGATGGGGCTGATTGGCAGCCTGCTGCTGCTCGTGCTTTCGCTTCCGGACTATATTTATCAAAAGCACGACCATGAAAAGCAGATCCGCATGTCCAAGCACGATGTAAAGCAGGAAATGAAAAACATGGAGGGCGATCCGCTCATCCGTGGCAAGCGAAAGCAGAAGCAGCAGGAAATGGCGATGGGGAGGATGATGGAGGAAGTACCGAAAGCAGACGTCGTCATTACGAACCCGACGCACTTTGCGGTGGCCCTCCGTTATGAAGAAGGCGCGATGGGTGCGCCGAAGGTGATTGCCAAGGGAGCCGACCATCTGGCCCGGAAAATTAAAGAAAAAGCAGGTGAGCATTCCATCCCAATGGTGGAAAACAAACCGCTCGCCCGTGCGCTGTATGCCCAGTCCGAAATTGATGATGAAATACCTGAAGATTTATTTAAAGCCGTAGCTGAGGTGCTTGCATACGTGTACCGCATCAAAAGGAAAAACGGCTAG
- a CDS encoding flagellar biosynthetic protein FliO has product MNWKYAVFIGVMMAAILLAGADTAFASTTVNESLNPQENQEEPAAGNEEAPAGDETAPAAMDNGNLWLNFVKMIGALAVVLGLLFWLLKFINKKTSRYQSTRSIQSIGGIGLGQNKSIQVVKVGDKMLVVGVGDTISLLQEIEDKEEQERITAREQNTYTGVPSLLEKWKTRGNTEEGSSQSFQSVLEERLKTARGAKHPEASDKRMEAKEEQR; this is encoded by the coding sequence ATGAATTGGAAATATGCAGTATTCATAGGTGTAATGATGGCAGCAATTCTTTTGGCGGGCGCTGACACAGCGTTTGCCAGCACTACTGTCAACGAGTCCCTGAATCCGCAGGAAAACCAGGAGGAGCCGGCAGCCGGAAATGAAGAAGCTCCGGCAGGCGACGAGACCGCGCCGGCAGCAATGGATAATGGAAACCTGTGGCTGAACTTTGTAAAGATGATAGGAGCGCTTGCAGTCGTTCTCGGTCTGCTGTTCTGGCTGCTGAAATTCATCAACAAAAAAACAAGCAGGTACCAGTCAACCCGCTCGATTCAAAGCATTGGCGGTATCGGGCTTGGACAGAATAAATCGATTCAGGTGGTTAAAGTAGGGGATAAAATGCTTGTTGTCGGAGTGGGGGATACGATTTCGCTGCTTCAGGAGATTGAGGATAAAGAGGAGCAGGAGCGGATTACTGCCCGGGAACAGAATACATATACAGGCGTTCCGTCGTTGCTGGAAAAATGGAAAACACGGGGAAACACGGAGGAAGGAAGCAGCCAGTCCTTTCAATCGGTGCTCGAAGAACGACTGAAAACAGCACGCGGAGCGAAGCATCCGGAAGCATCCGATAAGCGGATGGAAGCGAAGGAGGAACAGCGATGA
- a CDS encoding chemotaxis protein CheD codes for MKNVDIKQTKIKVAMADMKWGTDGDILSTSGLGSCVGIVIYSLRHQYACLIHAMLPFSEMARKGQHVNEAKYADTALQKAFAGFEERGIPIASLEAKLAGGARMFQFQTDHLHIGKRNVEAAKEILAGRSVPVRAEETGGHTGRTIEFDVVTGVLRIKLTGGETTII; via the coding sequence GTGAAAAACGTGGACATTAAACAAACGAAGATAAAAGTGGCGATGGCGGATATGAAGTGGGGCACGGACGGCGATATACTCTCAACGAGCGGCCTGGGTTCGTGTGTAGGCATTGTCATTTATTCGCTCCGCCACCAATATGCCTGCCTGATTCATGCGATGCTCCCGTTCTCTGAGATGGCACGGAAAGGGCAGCATGTGAACGAGGCGAAATATGCTGATACGGCCCTGCAAAAGGCGTTTGCCGGCTTTGAAGAACGTGGTATTCCAATTGCTTCGCTCGAAGCAAAGCTTGCCGGGGGAGCAAGAATGTTTCAGTTTCAGACGGATCATCTGCATATTGGAAAACGAAATGTCGAAGCAGCAAAGGAAATACTTGCCGGGCGGTCCGTACCGGTCAGAGCAGAGGAAACAGGGGGTCACACTGGCAGAACGATAGAGTTCGATGTGGTCACAGGAGTTCTGCGGATTAAGCTGACCGGAGGAGAAACAACGATAATATGA
- a CDS encoding chemotaxis protein CheC, whose protein sequence is MMDKRDVELDILKEIGTIGGGNAATALSSLLKTPVQISVPSVQMVPFPELLEAAGGEEKVAAVTFLRIAGHISGSIFFVLEPQEMQAVGRALVQSWNLPYTPENEQELLESAVCELTNILAGSYLSALSDFTGLYMMPTVPSSAVDMIGALLSEGLIEAGLEGDEAIMIDTNMTKGEDHSQMAGRFFMLPDAHSLPKIFASLGVQEDEE, encoded by the coding sequence ATGATGGATAAACGTGACGTAGAGCTCGATATATTAAAAGAAATCGGAACCATCGGGGGCGGCAATGCCGCCACGGCACTGTCCTCCCTTCTGAAAACGCCGGTCCAGATCAGCGTGCCGTCGGTACAGATGGTGCCGTTTCCGGAGCTGCTTGAAGCAGCCGGAGGAGAAGAAAAAGTAGCGGCGGTCACCTTTCTGCGCATCGCGGGCCACATCAGCGGCAGCATATTTTTTGTGCTTGAGCCACAGGAGATGCAGGCAGTGGGAAGAGCACTGGTACAAAGCTGGAATCTTCCATACACGCCGGAAAATGAACAGGAGCTGCTTGAGTCGGCAGTGTGTGAATTAACGAATATTCTGGCTGGGTCTTATTTATCGGCGCTTTCAGATTTTACAGGTCTTTACATGATGCCGACGGTTCCGTCGTCTGCCGTTGACATGATCGGAGCGCTTTTGAGCGAAGGGCTTATCGAAGCTGGTCTTGAAGGAGATGAAGCGATCATGATCGACACGAACATGACAAAAGGGGAGGATCACTCGCAGATGGCAGGCCGGTTTTTTATGCTGCCGGATGCCCACTCGCTTCCGAAAATTTTTGCCTCCCTCGGAGTACAGGAGGATGAGGAGTGA
- a CDS encoding response regulator has translation MAYSVLVVDDAAFMRMMIKDILEKNGFNVVGEAKDGNEAVQKFQETSPDLVTLDITMPDKDGIEALKEIKAADPNAKVIMCSAMGQQSMVIDAIQAGAKDFIVKPFQADRVLEAINKTLG, from the coding sequence ATGGCATATTCAGTTTTAGTAGTAGACGACGCCGCGTTCATGCGGATGATGATTAAAGATATTCTGGAAAAGAACGGATTTAACGTAGTAGGGGAGGCAAAGGACGGAAACGAAGCAGTGCAAAAATTTCAGGAAACGTCGCCGGATCTAGTCACACTTGATATTACGATGCCTGATAAAGACGGAATTGAAGCACTGAAGGAAATTAAGGCGGCGGATCCGAATGCCAAGGTAATCATGTGTTCAGCCATGGGCCAGCAGTCGATGGTGATCGATGCGATTCAGGCGGGGGCAAAAGATTTCATCGTTAAACCATTTCAGGCAGACCGTGTACTTGAAGCAATCAATAAAACGCTGGGCTGA
- a CDS encoding CheB methylesterase domain-containing protein, translating into MNIQPSGKPGRWDLLVIGASTGGPAALQKLFHSMPEEVELPIVIVQHMPSGFTRSLADRLNRDYRWSVKEAEDGGTLQKGTVYIAPGGRQLEIRRKGNRLITAVNESETGDRYHPSMDLLLASLCKLEDLRVLAVILTGMGSDGTCGLKKLQTVTALYAVAESEETAVVYGMPRAAVQAGVIDEVLPLHAIGERIGQLVQTTVYEGEVK; encoded by the coding sequence ATGAACATTCAACCTTCCGGGAAACCGGGCCGCTGGGACCTGCTGGTGATCGGAGCGTCCACAGGCGGACCTGCAGCTTTGCAGAAGCTTTTCCATTCGATGCCGGAGGAGGTGGAGCTGCCGATTGTGATTGTGCAGCATATGCCGTCTGGATTCACAAGATCACTTGCGGACAGGCTGAACCGGGATTACAGGTGGAGCGTTAAGGAAGCCGAAGACGGTGGAACGTTGCAGAAAGGTACCGTTTATATTGCTCCCGGAGGAAGGCAGCTTGAAATCCGTCGAAAAGGAAACCGGCTGATAACAGCAGTGAATGAAAGTGAAACCGGTGACCGTTATCACCCGTCGATGGACCTGCTGCTGGCTTCTCTTTGTAAATTAGAAGACCTGCGGGTACTCGCTGTTATTTTAACGGGCATGGGCAGCGATGGTACATGCGGATTAAAAAAGCTGCAGACAGTGACGGCACTTTATGCTGTCGCTGAATCAGAAGAAACGGCTGTAGTCTACGGGATGCCCCGGGCAGCGGTACAGGCCGGTGTCATCGACGAAGTCCTCCCGCTCCATGCGATTGGAGAGCGGATCGGCCAGCTGGTGCAAACTACTGTATATGAAGGAGAGGTAAAATGA
- the fliQ gene encoding flagellar biosynthesis protein FliQ → MSAEQVMQIAQQGIWMVFLIAGPLLVIALVLGFGVAIFQATTQIQEQTLAFIPKILGVLAAMLVLGPWMLTQLVEYTRNLWYHAQQFIG, encoded by the coding sequence ATGTCAGCAGAACAGGTAATGCAGATCGCACAACAGGGAATATGGATGGTTTTTTTAATTGCAGGGCCGCTGCTTGTCATTGCGCTCGTACTCGGCTTTGGTGTTGCCATATTTCAGGCGACTACCCAGATCCAGGAGCAGACACTCGCGTTTATACCAAAGATTCTTGGCGTCTTGGCCGCCATGCTCGTGCTCGGCCCATGGATGCTGACGCAGCTGGTGGAGTATACGAGAAACCTCTGGTACCACGCGCAGCAGTTCATCGGATGA
- the fliR gene encoding flagellar biosynthetic protein FliR: MEAIIEQLPAFSLVLVRVLAFFTTMPLFSYRTIPNQFKVGLAFFLALAIFPALDAPLMTVDGEYILLLLKEVMLGLAIGLIATIMLYAVQTAGMFLDISFGFLVANVVDPQTGAQSPLFGGYFYAFALLMLLAVNGHHLLLDGIYYSYSFVPIDQTGLAFGDEAVVTHVAEAFNQMFILAFQLAFPLVGSLFLVDLALGIMARAVPQMNVFVVGLPLKIAAGLPLLVVAIPGMFLAIQYLYEDMFHVSRGLLELLGEGQE; this comes from the coding sequence ATGGAAGCAATAATAGAGCAGCTCCCGGCTTTTTCCCTGGTGCTTGTGCGAGTGCTCGCTTTCTTTACAACGATGCCTCTTTTCTCTTATCGGACTATTCCGAATCAATTTAAAGTAGGTTTGGCATTTTTTCTTGCTCTGGCTATTTTTCCGGCGCTGGATGCCCCGCTGATGACGGTGGACGGCGAGTATATCCTGCTTTTGCTAAAGGAGGTTATGCTCGGGCTTGCGATTGGGCTTATTGCGACGATTATGCTGTATGCGGTACAGACAGCCGGAATGTTTCTTGATATCTCCTTCGGCTTTTTGGTGGCAAACGTAGTGGACCCGCAGACGGGTGCCCAAAGCCCACTGTTCGGCGGCTATTTTTACGCTTTTGCACTCTTAATGCTTCTGGCGGTAAATGGCCACCATCTGCTGCTCGACGGAATTTATTACAGCTACAGCTTTGTGCCGATCGACCAGACGGGACTCGCATTCGGTGATGAAGCGGTCGTTACGCACGTGGCGGAGGCTTTTAACCAGATGTTTATTCTCGCTTTTCAACTGGCGTTTCCGCTCGTCGGCTCGCTCTTTCTGGTCGATCTCGCTTTAGGGATTATGGCGAGGGCGGTTCCGCAGATGAACGTGTTCGTCGTCGGACTGCCGCTGAAAATTGCAGCGGGACTGCCGCTGCTTGTGGTGGCAATCCCGGGTATGTTTCTGGCCATTCAGTATCTGTACGAGGATATGTTTCACGTCTCGCGCGGACTGCTTGAGCTTTTGGGGGAGGGACAGGAATGA
- a CDS encoding MinD/ParA family protein produces the protein MKNDQAESLRTQMQKRRHRQTRVLSVVSGKGGVGKSNVSLNVAISLAEAGAEVLLIDMDTGMANLDILLGYTPLLPFQEMFTENKSIFELIQSGPSGVQWIAGGSGLSGIFHMEEEHKLRFYEQLQLLEGEFDFIIFDMGAGLNENHMHLITTTERGILVTTPEPTALMDGYAMMKYIRSHKSDFPFAAVINRVDQKKDGRAAAQKLITVSEQFLGMQLTVLPMVPNDPKVSRAVMEQTPFVIAYPDSRAAQSMKQIAAGLWVKEQSAKTDGKPFRHFITGMKQRLFASART, from the coding sequence GTGAAAAATGATCAGGCTGAAAGCCTGCGTACTCAGATGCAGAAACGGCGTCACAGGCAGACGAGAGTGCTGTCGGTCGTAAGCGGAAAAGGGGGCGTCGGCAAGTCCAATGTGTCCCTGAATGTAGCTATCTCCCTGGCGGAAGCCGGCGCGGAGGTATTGCTGATTGACATGGACACCGGCATGGCCAACCTGGATATCCTGCTTGGATATACGCCTCTTCTGCCATTTCAGGAGATGTTTACGGAAAATAAAAGCATTTTTGAATTGATTCAATCCGGCCCGTCCGGAGTGCAGTGGATTGCGGGAGGTTCGGGTCTTTCCGGTATTTTTCATATGGAGGAGGAGCATAAGCTGAGGTTTTACGAACAGCTGCAGCTGCTTGAAGGTGAATTTGATTTTATTATTTTTGACATGGGAGCAGGGCTGAACGAAAACCATATGCACCTGATTACGACGACCGAGCGCGGAATTCTTGTAACAACCCCGGAGCCGACGGCGCTGATGGATGGCTACGCCATGATGAAATACATCCGCTCCCACAAAAGTGATTTTCCATTTGCGGCCGTCATTAATCGGGTGGATCAGAAAAAAGACGGCCGGGCGGCCGCGCAGAAATTAATCACAGTCAGTGAACAGTTTCTCGGCATGCAGCTGACCGTGCTGCCGATGGTGCCGAATGATCCTAAAGTAAGCAGGGCAGTCATGGAGCAGACACCGTTTGTCATTGCCTATCCTGACAGCCGGGCGGCCCAGAGCATGAAGCAGATTGCCGCAGGGCTGTGGGTGAAAGAACAGTCAGCAAAAACGGACGGCAAGCCGTTCCGGCATTTTATTACAGGGATGAAGCAGCGGTTATTCGCTTCTGCCCGCACATAG
- the fliY gene encoding flagellar motor switch phosphatase FliY, which translates to MSNDDMLSQDEINELLKNVGADDDDDSSGDSSGEAAAKETASNAEETGLDHLLSTEEKDTLGEIGNISFSSAATALSSLLNQKVSITIPGVKAVSTEMVEKSFPRPHVAVNVEYTRGFEGTNLFVISMTDASIIANLMMGGDGEVDEADNIDEMQQSAVQEAMNQMMGSASTSMSTIFNKRVDISPPGVNIMNLEEEESARYIPDEDTVVQVAFRIQIGELMDSYIMQLIPLRFAKKMVEELLGANAEAAQPEQKQPVPGPSARKETRAERAYAPEPQAAPTVSGAAFSELEEPAHRYSDGGGNLDMLMDISLDVTVELGRSRQSIKDILSLSQGSVVELDKLAGEPVDVLVNQKPVAKGEVVVIDENFGVRITEILSPRERVAQLK; encoded by the coding sequence ATGAGCAATGACGATATGCTTTCACAGGACGAAATTAACGAGCTGCTGAAAAACGTCGGCGCCGACGACGATGATGACAGCAGCGGCGATTCCTCCGGTGAGGCGGCGGCTAAAGAAACTGCCTCTAACGCGGAAGAGACAGGACTTGATCATCTGCTTTCCACTGAAGAAAAAGACACGCTCGGCGAAATCGGCAACATCAGCTTCAGCAGCGCAGCAACCGCCCTGTCGAGCCTGCTGAACCAAAAAGTAAGCATTACTATTCCGGGCGTAAAAGCAGTATCGACCGAGATGGTGGAAAAGTCCTTTCCACGTCCGCACGTAGCTGTAAATGTAGAATATACGCGAGGGTTTGAAGGCACCAATTTGTTTGTGATCAGTATGACGGACGCAAGCATTATCGCGAATCTGATGATGGGCGGTGACGGTGAAGTCGATGAAGCTGACAATATTGACGAAATGCAGCAAAGCGCGGTCCAGGAAGCCATGAACCAGATGATGGGTTCAGCATCAACATCGATGAGTACAATTTTTAACAAACGGGTGGATATTTCTCCTCCGGGCGTCAATATTATGAATCTCGAAGAAGAAGAATCGGCCCGCTACATCCCTGATGAAGACACAGTTGTTCAGGTAGCGTTTCGAATCCAGATAGGAGAACTGATGGACTCCTACATTATGCAGCTCATACCGCTTAGGTTTGCGAAAAAAATGGTGGAGGAGCTGCTTGGGGCAAATGCTGAAGCAGCGCAGCCTGAACAAAAGCAGCCTGTCCCGGGGCCTTCCGCACGGAAGGAAACGAGGGCCGAGAGAGCATACGCTCCGGAGCCGCAAGCAGCTCCAACAGTAAGCGGAGCCGCCTTTTCCGAGCTTGAGGAGCCTGCACACAGGTACAGTGACGGCGGCGGGAACCTGGATATGCTGATGGATATATCGCTTGATGTAACGGTGGAGCTGGGCAGGTCCCGGCAGTCGATCAAGGATATTTTATCGCTGTCCCAGGGCTCTGTGGTCGAGCTTGATAAGCTTGCCGGCGAGCCCGTTGATGTACTGGTGAACCAAAAGCCTGTGGCTAAAGGAGAAGTAGTCGTCATCGATGAAAATTTTGGTGTTCGTATTACGGAAATTCTAAGTCCGAGAGAACGGGTGGCACAATTAAAATAA
- the fliP gene encoding flagellar type III secretion system pore protein FliP (The bacterial flagellar biogenesis protein FliP forms a type III secretion system (T3SS)-type pore required for flagellar assembly.), producing MIISALPALDFSGLFEGGGEGAATSVQLVLLLTVLSLAPGILVLMTCFTRIVVVLSFVRMGLATQQTPPNQVLIGLALFLTFFIMAPTLSEVNEQAFSPLMAGEIDQNEALTEAVGPMKEFMSRYTREKDLALFMDYAGEERPESVEDIPLTSLVPAFAISELKTAFQMGFLIFVPFLVIDMIVASVLMSMGMMMLPPVMISLPFKILLFVLVDGWYLIVESLLLSYT from the coding sequence ATGATTATTAGTGCTCTTCCGGCGCTTGATTTCAGCGGCCTGTTCGAGGGTGGCGGGGAAGGAGCGGCAACGTCGGTGCAGCTTGTGCTGCTGCTTACTGTATTGTCGCTTGCTCCCGGTATTTTAGTGCTGATGACCTGCTTTACCAGAATCGTGGTCGTGCTGAGCTTTGTGCGGATGGGTCTTGCAACGCAGCAGACTCCTCCCAACCAGGTGCTTATCGGCCTTGCCTTATTTTTAACCTTCTTCATCATGGCGCCGACGCTCTCGGAAGTAAACGAGCAGGCATTCAGTCCTCTGATGGCAGGAGAAATCGACCAGAACGAAGCACTGACAGAAGCGGTCGGACCGATGAAGGAATTTATGTCCCGGTACACCCGGGAAAAAGACCTGGCACTGTTTATGGATTACGCGGGGGAAGAGCGGCCGGAGTCGGTCGAGGATATTCCGCTCACATCGCTCGTGCCGGCGTTTGCCATCAGTGAGCTGAAAACAGCCTTTCAGATGGGGTTTCTCATTTTTGTGCCTTTTCTTGTTATTGACATGATTGTGGCAAGTGTACTGATGAGTATGGGCATGATGATGCTTCCGCCTGTCATGATCAGTCTGCCGTTTAAAATTTTACTGTTTGTCCTCGTGGACGGATGGTACCTGATTGTGGAGTCGCTGCTCCTCAGCTACACCTAG
- the flhA gene encoding flagellar biosynthesis protein FlhA translates to MGFRELSVLLGVILIVIMLIIPLPTFILDILIMANISLALLVILVAMNTKEPLEFSIFPTLLLLVTLFRLGLNVSTTRSILSNAEAGNVIETFGSFVVQGSAFVGLVVFVILVVIQFVVIVKGAERVSEVGARFTLDAMPGKQMSIDADLNAGVISEQQAKARREKIEREADFYGSMDGASKFVKGDAIAGIVIVIINVIFGLVIGMTEHGMDIGTAANTFTLLTVGDGLVSQIPALLISTATGIVVTRAASEGNLGHDITKQLFAFPPMLFVAAGAIFLLGVFTPINFFLTTCIAGAMAAIGFTIRQTVLQEEQAAVHETEEAQEEDLRSQDSVMQLLDVDPIEFEFGYNLIPLADAKQGGDLLDRVVMIRRQLALELGMVVPVIRIRDNIQLQPGEYVVRMRGSEIARGELYMDHYMAMGTGTEEPIEGIETIEPAFGLPALWIPEEERDIAEDAGYTVVDPPSVVSTHLTEVIKTHAHELLGREETKQLIDHLKETYPTLVEEVTPSTLTIGDVQKVLAKLLREGVSIRNMPTIFEALAEYGTMTKDMEIVTEYVRQALSRQISKQYADGEELLQVVTLSGGIEKKIADALQQTESGNYLAMDPNESQRMVQRIGAEAEQLMNIGKTPVILCSPAVRMHVRHLIERFFPQMPVLSYNELEPSIEIQSVGVVNNE, encoded by the coding sequence ATGGGATTTAGAGAACTATCAGTGCTGCTGGGCGTTATATTGATTGTCATTATGCTGATCATCCCGCTGCCGACATTTATTTTAGATATCCTGATCATGGCCAATATTTCACTGGCGCTTCTGGTTATTCTCGTGGCAATGAACACAAAGGAGCCGCTTGAATTCAGTATCTTTCCCACGCTGCTTCTGCTTGTGACGTTGTTCCGGCTCGGGCTGAACGTTTCGACGACCCGTTCCATCTTAAGCAACGCCGAAGCAGGTAACGTTATTGAAACGTTCGGAAGCTTTGTGGTACAGGGCAGTGCCTTTGTCGGCCTGGTGGTTTTTGTGATTCTTGTAGTGATTCAATTTGTCGTTATCGTTAAAGGGGCGGAACGGGTGTCAGAAGTCGGGGCCCGCTTTACCCTCGATGCGATGCCGGGAAAACAGATGAGCATCGATGCCGACCTGAATGCGGGTGTTATATCCGAACAGCAGGCGAAGGCGCGCCGGGAGAAAATCGAACGGGAAGCGGACTTCTACGGTTCGATGGACGGGGCGAGTAAGTTTGTGAAAGGGGACGCCATCGCAGGGATTGTTATCGTAATTATTAACGTTATTTTCGGTCTTGTGATTGGCATGACTGAGCACGGAATGGATATCGGCACTGCTGCGAACACCTTTACGCTCCTTACCGTCGGGGACGGTCTGGTCAGTCAGATCCCTGCACTGCTTATTTCTACAGCAACCGGTATTGTCGTTACGCGGGCGGCCTCGGAAGGCAACCTCGGTCACGATATTACAAAGCAGCTGTTTGCCTTTCCCCCGATGCTGTTTGTGGCAGCGGGCGCCATCTTTTTACTGGGCGTGTTTACGCCGATTAACTTCTTTTTAACCACCTGCATTGCCGGAGCGATGGCTGCCATTGGCTTTACCATCAGGCAGACGGTGCTGCAGGAGGAGCAGGCCGCAGTGCATGAAACCGAAGAAGCGCAGGAGGAGGATCTGCGTTCGCAGGACAGCGTGATGCAGCTGCTGGACGTAGACCCGATCGAGTTTGAATTCGGCTACAACCTCATTCCTCTTGCGGATGCGAAGCAGGGAGGCGACCTGCTTGACCGGGTTGTGATGATCCGGCGCCAGCTGGCACTCGAGCTCGGGATGGTCGTGCCGGTGATACGCATTCGTGACAATATCCAGCTGCAGCCGGGAGAGTACGTTGTGCGCATGCGGGGCAGCGAAATCGCCCGGGGTGAGCTTTACATGGATCATTACATGGCGATGGGCACCGGTACTGAAGAGCCGATCGAGGGTATCGAAACGATAGAGCCGGCCTTTGGACTGCCTGCTCTCTGGATTCCGGAGGAAGAGCGCGACATTGCCGAAGATGCCGGCTACACCGTTGTGGACCCGCCGTCGGTTGTGAGTACGCATCTAACCGAGGTTATTAAAACGCACGCGCACGAGCTGCTCGGCCGCGAAGAAACGAAGCAGCTGATCGATCATCTCAAGGAAACGTACCCGACGCTGGTCGAAGAAGTGACTCCTTCAACGCTTACGATCGGGGATGTTCAGAAGGTACTGGCCAAGCTGCTCCGGGAAGGGGTATCCATCCGGAACATGCCAACCATTTTTGAAGCGCTGGCCGAATACGGCACGATGACCAAGGACATGGAGATTGTGACAGAGTATGTACGGCAGGCCCTGTCGAGACAGATTTCCAAGCAGTACGCTGACGGGGAAGAGCTGCTTCAGGTCGTCACGCTCAGCGGCGGCATTGAAAAGAAAATTGCCGACGCCCTGCAGCAGACCGAAAGCGGTAATTATTTAGCGATGGATCCAAACGAGTCCCAGCGGATGGTGCAGCGGATCGGGGCAGAAGCCGAACAGCTGATGAACATCGGAAAGACACCGGTCATTCTTTGTTCGCCGGCTGTGCGCATGCACGTGCGCCATCTGATTGAGCGGTTCTTTCCGCAGATGCCGGTATTATCCTATAACGAACTGGAGCCTTCCATCGAAATTCAAAGCGTCGGGGTGGTGAATAATGAATGA